The following proteins are encoded in a genomic region of Burkholderiales bacterium:
- a CDS encoding electron transport complex subunit RsxB, whose translation MASMSTLVGQIDAILPQTQCRKCGYAGCKPYAKAIAAGEAEINQCPPGGETGIHKLAALLGREFMPLNPGCGVKEPMEIAAVDEQTCIGCTLCIDACPVDAIIGASKQMHTIIAAYCTGCELCIPVCPVDCISMIQSARPVWSKQDADAARERFGIRNLRIQREQQERQRKLAQKTLVAMQGRKQDAIQRALERASARRGSLQK comes from the coding sequence ATGGCTTCAATGTCTACCCTTGTTGGGCAAATCGATGCAATACTGCCACAAACCCAATGCCGCAAATGCGGCTACGCCGGCTGTAAACCGTACGCCAAGGCAATCGCCGCAGGTGAAGCCGAAATCAATCAATGTCCCCCCGGCGGCGAAACTGGAATTCACAAGCTTGCCGCGCTCTTAGGCCGCGAGTTCATGCCGCTCAATCCAGGCTGCGGCGTGAAAGAGCCGATGGAAATTGCAGCCGTTGATGAGCAAACCTGCATAGGCTGCACGCTATGCATCGATGCCTGTCCCGTGGATGCGATTATTGGCGCCTCGAAGCAGATGCACACGATAATCGCAGCCTATTGCACCGGCTGCGAGCTGTGCATTCCGGTCTGCCCCGTAGATTGTATAAGCATGATTCAGTCGGCACGGCCGGTTTGGTCCAAGCAGGATGCCGACGCTGCTCGTGAGCGTTTCGGTATTCGCAATTTGCGCATTCAGCGCGAGCAACAGGAAAGACAACGAAAACTCGCGCAAAAAACACTCGTCGCCATGCAGGGACGGAAGCAAGACGCGATTCAACGAGCCCTGGAGCGCGCCAGTGCGCGGAGAGGTTCCTTGCAGAAATGA
- the nth gene encoding endonuclease III, whose translation MNAAKRAEIFTRLKTANPRPATELAYRSPFELLVAVILSAQATDKSVNIATQKMFAVANTPQQMLALGRPGLQKYIRSIGLYRTKAKNLLATCKMLINEHGGTVPRSRESLERLPGVGRKTANVILNTAFGEPTIAVDTHIFRVANRTGIAPGKNVLQVERKLLKFVPKEFRRDAHHWLILHGRYVCRARNPACPACIISDLCEYTNKTVRGQG comes from the coding sequence ATGAACGCGGCCAAGCGCGCGGAGATTTTTACACGCCTAAAAACAGCCAACCCCCGCCCGGCCACGGAACTTGCATACCGCAGCCCCTTTGAACTGCTGGTTGCAGTAATACTCTCGGCGCAGGCGACCGACAAGAGTGTGAACATCGCCACGCAAAAAATGTTTGCAGTAGCCAATACGCCTCAGCAGATGCTGGCATTGGGCCGGCCCGGATTGCAAAAATACATCAGAAGCATCGGGCTGTACCGCACCAAGGCCAAGAATCTGCTGGCCACATGTAAAATGCTGATAAACGAACATGGCGGCACTGTGCCGCGCTCCCGGGAATCACTTGAAAGACTGCCGGGCGTGGGCAGAAAGACCGCCAATGTTATTCTCAACACCGCATTTGGCGAACCGACGATTGCAGTAGACACGCATATCTTTCGAGTTGCCAACCGGACCGGTATCGCGCCCGGAAAAAATGTGCTGCAGGTAGAGCGCAAGTTATTAAAGTTCGTACCGAAAGAATTTCGCCGCGATGCCCATCACTGGCTCATTTTGCACGGACGGTACGTTTGTAGGGCGCGTAATCCCGCTTGCCCCGCTTGCATCATCAGCGATTTGTGCGAATACACTAACAAAACAGTGAGGGGTCAGGGGTAA
- a CDS encoding DUF1841 family protein, whose amino-acid sequence MFNPSRDEARRFFFDTWKKYKEGKPLSGLEQLSVEIIIQHPEYHSVMNDPARYLNRDYLPETGDINPFLHMGMHLAIEEQLSIDQPRGIYRLFKRILQNNADRHAAFHLVMECLAEMMWHAQRANTKPDERIYFECLERRSATTTEKD is encoded by the coding sequence ATGTTTAACCCCTCGCGCGACGAAGCACGACGTTTTTTCTTCGATACCTGGAAAAAATACAAGGAAGGGAAGCCTCTTTCCGGGCTCGAACAGCTGTCCGTGGAAATCATTATCCAGCACCCTGAATATCACTCTGTGATGAATGACCCGGCACGCTATCTCAACCGCGACTATTTACCCGAAACAGGGGATATCAATCCTTTTCTGCATATGGGGATGCACCTCGCGATCGAAGAGCAGCTTTCCATCGACCAGCCGCGCGGCATTTACCGACTGTTTAAACGGATTCTGCAAAATAATGCGGACCGGCATGCCGCTTTTCATCTGGTTATGGAATGTCTGGCGGAGATGATGTGGCACGCGCAGCGGGCCAATACCAAGCCCGACGAACGAATTTACTTCGAGTGCCTCGAAAGACGCTCTGCTACGACTACGGAAAAGGACTAA
- a CDS encoding cytochrome c, giving the protein MKKLVTVAVAGTLLLGAAHAFAAGDAAAGKQKSTTCAACHGADGNSVAPDFPRLAGQQPDYIVHSLNAYKSGARKDPIMDAMAANLSEQDIQDLAAYFSSQKGLYVKY; this is encoded by the coding sequence ATGAAAAAATTGGTTACAGTAGCAGTTGCAGGCACATTGTTACTAGGTGCGGCCCATGCTTTTGCTGCCGGGGACGCAGCAGCCGGCAAGCAGAAATCTACCACGTGCGCGGCGTGCCACGGTGCGGATGGCAATAGCGTTGCGCCCGACTTCCCGCGACTCGCCGGCCAGCAGCCCGATTACATTGTGCACTCGCTAAACGCCTACAAATCGGGTGCGCGCAAAGATCCTATCATGGATGCAATGGCGGCGAATCTTTCCGAGCAGGACATTCAGGACCTGGCCGCGTATTTCTCCAGCCAAAAAGGCTTGTACGTGAAATACTGA
- a CDS encoding cytochrome c, translating into MLLTVSIQAHAAGDAALGKEKNSMCAGCHGIPDWRIAYPQVYSVPKLGGQHAAYIVKALHEYKSGARKVPTMNAIAAGLTDQDIADLAAYYSGGN; encoded by the coding sequence ATGTTGTTAACCGTATCCATTCAAGCCCACGCAGCGGGCGACGCGGCACTTGGAAAGGAAAAAAACTCGATGTGCGCCGGCTGCCACGGCATTCCTGATTGGCGCATCGCTTACCCCCAAGTGTACAGCGTACCCAAGCTTGGTGGTCAGCATGCCGCCTATATCGTCAAGGCGTTGCACGAATACAAGTCGGGAGCGCGCAAAGTGCCGACAATGAATGCCATTGCAGCCGGCTTGACAGATCAGGACATCGCAGACCTTGCCGCCTATTATTCGGGTGGTAATTAA
- a CDS encoding cob(I)yrinic acid a,c-diamide adenosyltransferase has protein sequence MKHRLTKIYTRTGDNGSTGLGDGTRVAKDSLRIAVIGEIDELNSCIGVLLAEDLPLGVRTCLCDIQNDLFDLGGELCLPGHVAIARRHVERLEKTLDSLNSDLPPLKEFILPRGSRAAALAHFARTVCRRAERSLVTLSKSEKVPELSANYINRLSDLLFVIARVLNREYGDVFWQQGKNKDL, from the coding sequence ATGAAGCATCGCCTGACAAAAATTTACACGCGCACTGGCGACAACGGGAGCACCGGCTTGGGCGATGGGACTCGCGTTGCCAAGGACAGTCTGCGCATTGCGGTGATCGGCGAAATTGACGAATTGAATTCCTGCATCGGCGTGTTGCTCGCCGAAGACCTGCCTTTGGGAGTGAGGACATGTCTGTGCGATATCCAGAACGATCTGTTCGATCTCGGCGGAGAGCTGTGCCTGCCGGGACATGTTGCGATTGCTCGAAGGCACGTGGAGCGCCTGGAAAAAACGCTGGATTCGCTTAATTCCGATCTTCCGCCGCTCAAGGAGTTTATCCTGCCGCGTGGCTCGCGCGCCGCAGCTCTTGCGCATTTTGCGCGCACCGTGTGTCGCCGCGCCGAGCGTAGCCTAGTAACGCTATCCAAGTCCGAAAAGGTTCCCGAACTATCCGCTAATTACATCAACCGTCTTTCTGACCTGCTGTTTGTCATTGCGCGCGTGCTGAACCGCGAGTACGGGGATGTTTTTTGGCAACAGGGAAAAAACAAAGACCTTTAG
- a CDS encoding cobalamin-binding protein — MTDDRGENLVLMTPARRIVTLAPFITELVYAAGAGPELAGVSAYSDYPQQAASIMRVGDATHIDLERIAALRPDLVLAWESGNHVRDVAKLEALGISIFVMEPTKLSDIPRLLRRVGMLAGTSDIAEVAARKFESKLAVLTKQYSTKRPVRVFYEVWNAPLMTVNGAHVISSVLRLCGGVNVFAASRVLTPVISPESLVAADPDAIISSVARDSVWQRFAMLDAVRNHRVFFVPPELLERQSPRILEGASEVCSKLDQVRRARK, encoded by the coding sequence GTGACAGACGACCGCGGCGAAAACTTGGTCTTGATGACCCCCGCGCGGCGCATCGTAACATTGGCTCCATTTATTACTGAACTGGTGTATGCTGCCGGCGCCGGACCCGAATTGGCGGGAGTCAGCGCCTACAGCGACTATCCGCAACAAGCGGCAAGCATAATGCGCGTAGGAGACGCGACACACATCGATCTTGAACGCATTGCAGCACTTCGGCCCGATCTGGTTTTAGCGTGGGAAAGCGGTAATCACGTTCGAGATGTCGCCAAGTTAGAAGCGCTCGGTATCAGTATTTTTGTCATGGAACCCACAAAATTGTCTGACATTCCGCGCCTGCTGCGGCGCGTCGGAATGCTGGCGGGCACTTCGGATATCGCGGAAGTTGCAGCAAGAAAATTTGAATCCAAATTGGCGGTTTTAACGAAGCAGTACAGCACGAAACGGCCGGTTAGGGTATTTTATGAAGTCTGGAATGCACCGTTGATGACCGTGAACGGTGCACACGTGATCAGCAGCGTGTTGCGCCTTTGCGGAGGAGTCAACGTATTCGCCGCGTCGCGTGTGCTCACGCCGGTAATTTCGCCCGAGAGCCTGGTGGCAGCCGACCCGGACGCGATCATATCGAGTGTGGCGCGCGACAGCGTATGGCAGCGCTTTGCAATGCTGGACGCAGTGCGTAATCACCGCGTCTTTTTTGTGCCGCCGGAATTATTGGAACGTCAATCGCCGAGAATTCTGGAAGGTGCGAGTGAAGTTTGCAGCAAATTGGACCAGGTGCGGCGAGCGCGCAAGTAA
- a CDS encoding cyclic nucleotide-binding domain-containing protein: MLNCNQHGLGAAGDLCEIPFVVDCGVPRNRFREKGGQTQGLVNYAQRAGGALLMAEKADSINKRLATLENLGEATVVAEQIFGMVGNSTFFSELNREDVGKLASFMQVYRARPGEIIIQEGDPGDYMLLLIQGQVDIFKKGRRGDELHMTLVLPGMTIGEMSMIDGEPRFATCVAKEPSIFAVLTRDNMVKIVLDQPKLGAKILIKLVTLLSQRLRQTSQKLLDYMVR; this comes from the coding sequence TTGCTGAACTGCAACCAGCACGGTCTCGGTGCGGCAGGCGACTTGTGCGAGATCCCGTTTGTTGTAGATTGTGGCGTACCGAGAAACCGGTTTCGGGAAAAAGGCGGCCAAACTCAAGGGCTGGTAAACTACGCACAACGCGCAGGGGGCGCGTTGCTAATGGCAGAAAAAGCGGATTCTATAAATAAGCGGCTTGCCACGCTGGAGAATCTCGGGGAGGCGACGGTAGTCGCTGAACAGATCTTCGGGATGGTCGGCAATTCGACGTTTTTTTCCGAATTGAATCGCGAAGATGTCGGAAAGCTGGCAAGCTTCATGCAAGTGTATCGGGCCCGGCCCGGAGAAATTATCATTCAGGAAGGAGATCCCGGTGACTACATGCTGTTGTTGATTCAGGGACAGGTGGATATTTTCAAGAAAGGCAGACGCGGCGATGAACTGCACATGACGCTAGTGTTGCCTGGAATGACGATCGGTGAAATGTCCATGATAGACGGGGAGCCGCGTTTCGCGACCTGTGTTGCAAAGGAACCCTCCATTTTTGCTGTTCTAACCCGGGACAACATGGTGAAAATAGTTCTTGATCAGCCGAAGCTGGGTGCAAAAATTCTAATTAAGCTCGTTACCTTATTGTCACAGCGCCTACGCCAAACCAGCCAGAAGCTGCTTGATTACATGGTTAGGTAA
- a CDS encoding TssQ family T6SS-associated lipoprotein, whose protein sequence is MLRSRLWVQAVAVTLLCTGCVGPFEDYRPTWIFGDGSPELSAGIKSYDQGKYAEARKNLTSALDEGLTFKSDRIKAHKYLAFIYCVTGKERQCRDEFRKVLEIDPNFELQPAEAGHPLWGPVFRSVKKKQ, encoded by the coding sequence ATGCTGAGATCCAGGCTGTGGGTGCAGGCGGTCGCGGTAACCCTGTTGTGCACCGGGTGCGTTGGCCCATTCGAAGATTACCGTCCAACCTGGATATTTGGCGATGGCTCGCCGGAACTTTCCGCAGGTATCAAAAGCTACGACCAAGGCAAATATGCTGAAGCCCGGAAGAACCTGACCAGCGCTTTGGACGAGGGGTTGACGTTCAAGAGCGACCGCATCAAGGCGCACAAATATCTGGCTTTTATCTATTGCGTTACCGGCAAGGAAAGGCAGTGTCGAGACGAGTTCAGAAAAGTTCTGGAGATAGATCCGAATTTCGAATTACAACCGGCAGAGGCCGGCCATCCGTTGTGGGGACCGGTATTCCGCAGCGTTAAGAAAAAACAATAA
- a CDS encoding adenylate/guanylate cyclase domain-containing protein, whose protein sequence is MLDRGNRTFICSVVFADIVEYSKKPVADQMKLKDEFNALISDAIKEVAAGDRIILDTGDGVAISFLGAPEEALFVAINLRDALASDQTSGDLNARIGINLGPVRVVKDINGQPNIIGDGINVAQRVMSFAQPGEVLVSRSYYEVVSHLSQEYSLLFEYQGARADKHVREHEVYAVGSPGKEIKLWSGPSAVKVHGESTSRGTDSAAFPEAIWHKATSGKKILYAGLSLVALVALALTLRGGNGGTATSESKAGPENNPEQAAEPQSPEPTGHASAPAEPEMVQPIAPPRETKHEGSKNLSTHKKKTRKLAEAAPTATMPASPAAQIALVIDPWGEVYLDGKKMGVSPPLKELEVKPGKHTVEIKNTTFASHTETLDVKSNDHLKITHEFR, encoded by the coding sequence ATGCTTGATCGAGGGAACAGGACTTTCATCTGCAGCGTGGTGTTCGCGGACATTGTCGAATATTCGAAGAAACCGGTCGCGGACCAGATGAAGCTGAAAGACGAATTCAACGCTCTCATTTCGGATGCGATCAAAGAGGTCGCGGCCGGTGACCGCATAATTCTTGATACCGGAGATGGCGTCGCGATCAGCTTTCTCGGCGCTCCCGAAGAAGCGTTGTTCGTCGCCATAAACCTGCGAGACGCGCTGGCCAGCGATCAGACTTCCGGCGACTTGAATGCGCGCATCGGCATTAACCTCGGTCCGGTAAGGGTAGTCAAGGATATCAACGGGCAGCCAAATATTATCGGCGATGGCATTAATGTCGCGCAGCGGGTGATGAGCTTCGCGCAGCCCGGTGAAGTGCTGGTATCGCGTTCTTACTATGAGGTCGTTTCACATTTGTCACAGGAATATTCCTTGTTATTCGAATATCAAGGCGCGCGGGCGGACAAGCATGTGCGCGAGCATGAAGTTTATGCCGTGGGTTCGCCAGGCAAGGAGATTAAGCTGTGGTCTGGACCGAGTGCCGTCAAAGTTCACGGTGAAAGTACATCGCGTGGAACGGATTCAGCCGCCTTTCCAGAGGCAATTTGGCATAAGGCAACCAGCGGCAAAAAAATCCTTTACGCCGGACTGTCACTCGTGGCTTTGGTCGCGCTTGCATTAACTTTGCGCGGTGGAAACGGCGGAACTGCAACGAGCGAATCCAAGGCTGGACCGGAAAATAACCCGGAACAGGCAGCGGAGCCGCAATCGCCCGAACCCACCGGGCATGCTTCCGCACCGGCTGAGCCGGAGATGGTGCAGCCGATAGCGCCGCCGCGTGAAACAAAACACGAGGGGAGCAAGAACCTTTCTACGCACAAGAAGAAAACGCGCAAATTGGCAGAAGCTGCGCCCACCGCGACTATGCCCGCAAGCCCAGCAGCACAAATTGCGCTGGTGATTGACCCCTGGGGTGAAGTCTACCTCGATGGAAAGAAAATGGGCGTCAGTCCGCCGCTTAAGGAGCTTGAGGTTAAGCCCGGCAAACATACCGTAGAAATCAAAAATACCACTTTTGCCAGTCATACTGAGACATTGGACGTCAAGTCGAACGACCACCTTAAGATAACGCATGAATTCCGCTAG
- the tldD gene encoding metalloprotease TldD, translating into MPATMQLAKTPIETANLCLLTPYGLDSSELQRVFGTMLSHRIDYADLYFQITRSESWSLEESIVKSGSFNIDQGVGVRAVSHDKTAFAYSDDISLAALETAAQATRAIARQGSEAKTRVVKHGMRRELYLPCDPHAGIPDASKVALLEKLERYARKLDRRVTQVMAHLAGEYEVVLVARSDGLLNADVRPLVRLSLQVIVEENGRREQGVSGGGGRFDYGYFSDEILQRYAEQAVHQAVANLEAKPAPAGTMTVVLGPGWPGILLHEAVGHGLEGDFNRKGSSAFSGRVGERVAAHGVTVVDDGTIMHRRGSLNMDDEGNPTQQTVLIENGVLRGYMQDSLNARLMGVPVTGNGRRESYAHVPMPRMTNTYMLNGDKHPEEIIRSVKHGLYAVNFAGGQVDIVSGKFVFSAAEAYIIEGGKIGYPVKGATLIGNGPDVLTRVSMIGNDMSLDPGVGTCGKEGQSVPVGVGQPTLRIDGLTVGGTL; encoded by the coding sequence ATGCCAGCAACAATGCAGCTAGCCAAAACGCCGATTGAAACTGCAAACCTTTGCCTGCTTACGCCTTACGGGCTGGACAGCAGCGAGCTGCAGCGCGTGTTTGGGACCATGCTTTCGCACCGTATCGATTACGCCGATTTATATTTTCAGATCACGCGCAGCGAGTCCTGGAGTCTTGAAGAAAGCATTGTAAAATCCGGAAGCTTCAACATCGACCAGGGCGTGGGTGTGCGCGCTGTGTCGCACGACAAGACTGCCTTCGCGTATTCGGACGATATCAGCTTGGCGGCGCTGGAAACCGCTGCGCAAGCTACACGGGCAATCGCCCGCCAAGGAAGTGAAGCCAAGACGCGAGTTGTAAAGCACGGAATGCGGCGCGAGCTTTACCTTCCCTGCGACCCGCATGCCGGCATTCCCGACGCGAGCAAGGTTGCGCTGTTGGAAAAACTGGAGCGATACGCGCGCAAGTTGGACCGCCGCGTGACGCAGGTTATGGCGCATCTCGCCGGAGAGTATGAAGTGGTGCTGGTGGCAAGAAGCGACGGTTTACTAAACGCCGACGTACGCCCCCTGGTCCGCCTGTCGTTGCAGGTAATTGTCGAAGAAAACGGCCGCCGAGAACAGGGTGTATCCGGTGGGGGCGGGCGTTTCGATTATGGTTATTTCAGTGATGAAATTCTGCAGCGCTACGCTGAACAGGCGGTGCATCAGGCGGTGGCGAATCTGGAAGCAAAGCCCGCTCCGGCCGGCACCATGACCGTGGTCTTGGGCCCCGGCTGGCCCGGCATACTGCTCCACGAAGCGGTCGGCCACGGCTTGGAAGGCGACTTCAACCGCAAGGGCAGTTCTGCTTTCAGCGGCCGCGTTGGCGAACGCGTTGCCGCGCACGGCGTAACCGTGGTTGATGATGGCACCATAATGCACCGCCGTGGTTCTCTCAATATGGATGATGAAGGTAATCCCACGCAGCAAACGGTGTTGATCGAAAACGGTGTGCTCAGGGGTTACATGCAGGATTCTCTAAATGCGCGTCTAATGGGGGTCCCGGTTACCGGCAACGGGAGGCGGGAGTCTTATGCCCACGTTCCCATGCCGCGAATGACCAATACCTATATGCTAAACGGTGATAAACATCCGGAGGAAATCATAAGGTCGGTCAAGCATGGGTTGTATGCGGTAAATTTCGCCGGCGGGCAAGTGGACATTGTAAGCGGAAAATTCGTGTTTTCCGCGGCGGAAGCGTACATTATCGAGGGCGGTAAGATTGGCTATCCGGTCAAAGGCGCAACCCTGATCGGGAACGGCCCGGACGTGTTGACGCGTGTTTCGATGATCGGTAACGATATGTCGCTTGACCCCGGAGTCGGCACTTGTGGCAAGGAAGGGCAAAGCGTACCCGTGGGAGTCGGACAGCCGACGTTGCGTATAGACGGATTGACGGTAGGCGGGACGCTTTAG
- a CDS encoding carbon-nitrogen hydrolase family protein codes for MNASVQPGVFRVAAIQMASGPNVEGNLNEAGRLVAMAAEQGAKLVALPEYFAIMGMKDRDKVALRESEGQGPIQRFLSNTAKKHKIWLVGGSVPLAASVPGKVRNSCLLYDAEGELVARYDKIHLFGLDLGNEHYHEESTIEPGTEVVVANSPFGRLGLSVCYDLRFPELYRAMKDVDIILVPSAFTETTGKVHWETLIRARAIENLAYVLAPAQGGYHVSGRETHGNSMIVDPWGVILDRLPRGSGVVIAGVNPLYQASLRNSLPSLTHRTLHRI; via the coding sequence ATGAACGCCAGCGTGCAACCCGGCGTATTTCGCGTGGCCGCGATTCAGATGGCTTCGGGTCCCAATGTGGAGGGCAACCTGAACGAAGCCGGACGGCTGGTCGCCATGGCCGCAGAACAGGGGGCAAAGCTCGTGGCTTTGCCGGAATATTTCGCAATTATGGGCATGAAAGACCGTGACAAGGTTGCTTTACGCGAATCCGAGGGCCAAGGGCCGATTCAGCGATTCTTAAGCAATACTGCCAAAAAACATAAAATATGGCTGGTCGGAGGCTCGGTGCCGCTGGCAGCCTCTGTGCCCGGCAAGGTTCGTAACAGCTGCCTGCTTTACGACGCTGAAGGCGAACTGGTAGCGCGTTACGACAAAATACACCTGTTCGGCCTGGACCTCGGCAACGAGCATTATCACGAAGAATCCACTATTGAACCGGGCACTGAAGTCGTGGTGGCAAATTCGCCTTTTGGCCGCCTCGGGCTTTCCGTGTGCTACGATTTGCGTTTCCCTGAACTCTACCGGGCGATGAAAGATGTCGATATCATCTTGGTACCTTCCGCGTTCACGGAAACTACCGGCAAAGTACATTGGGAAACACTGATACGCGCGCGCGCCATCGAAAATCTCGCTTATGTTCTGGCGCCGGCGCAGGGCGGCTATCATGTCAGCGGGCGCGAGACGCACGGCAACAGCATGATCGTCGATCCGTGGGGAGTCATTTTGGACCGCCTGCCGCGCGGTTCGGGTGTGGTGATAGCCGGCGTGAATCCGCTTTATCAGGCAAGCCTAAGAAATAGCCTCCCGTCATTGACTCACCGCACTCTGCATCGAATTTAA